A single genomic interval of Lynx canadensis isolate LIC74 chromosome A2, mLynCan4.pri.v2, whole genome shotgun sequence harbors:
- the HESX1 gene encoding homeobox expressed in ES cells 1, whose amino-acid sequence MSPSLQEGARHGESKPSPCSFSIESILGLDQKKDCVPSMKPHRPWADTCGSSGKDINLCVHIPSLPNGISFPYTVDRPVPEERFLKYENYFSPSERLSLKRELSWYRGRRPRTAFTQNQIEVLENVFRVNCYPGIDIREDLARKLNLEEDRIQIWFQNRRAKLKRSHRESQFLMAKKNFNTNLLE is encoded by the exons ATGTCTCCCAGCCTGCAGGAAGGGGCTCGGCACGGGGAAAGCAAACCCTCGCCCTGCTCCTTTTCAATTGAGAGCATTTTGGGATTGGACCAGAAGAAAGACTGTGTTCCATCAATGAAACCCCACAGGCCCTGGGCAGACACCTGCGGCTCCTCAG gGAAAGATATTAACCTATGTGTACATATCCCGAGCCTTCCTAACGGGATCTCATTCCCTTATACTGTGGATCGTCCAGTGCCAGAAGAAagatttttgaaatatgaaaattactTTTCACCCTCAGAAAGACTGTCTTTGAAAAGAGAACTGAGTTGGTATAGAGGACGAAGACCAAGAACCGCTTTTACTCAAAACCAG ATTGAAGTGTTGGAAAATGTCTTTAGAGTAAACTGCTATCCTGGCATTGATATCAGAGAAGACTTAGCTCGAAAACTGAAtctagaggaagacagaatccag aTCTGGTTCCAAAATCGGCGTGCAAAGCTGAAAAGGTCCCATAGAGAATCACAGTTTCTAATGgcgaaaaaaaatttcaacacgAACCTCCTGGAGTAG